GCGCGCGACTCGACAAGGCCCTCGGCAACAAGGAAGTCCAGGCGATGATCCAGGCCTTCGGCACGGGCATCGGCGAGGACTTCGACATCGAGAAGGCCCGGTACCACAAGATCGTCCTGATGGCGGATGCCGACGTCGACGGGCAGCACATCACGACGCTGCTGCTGACGCTGCTGTTCCGCTACATGCGCGGACTCATCGAGGCCGGTTTCGTCTACCTCGCGATGCCGCCGCTGTACCGGCTGAAGTGGACCAACGCCCCGCACGAGTACGTGTACACGGATGTCGAGCGCGACGCGCTGCTCAAGGACGGCGCCGCCAACGGCAAGCGCCTGCCGAAGGATGCCGGCATCCAGCGGTACAAGGGTCTGGGCGAGATGAACGCCAAGGAGCTGTGGGAGACCACGATGGACCACACCACGCGCACCCTGCGCCAGGTGACCATCGACGACGCGGCCGCCGCGGACGAGATCTTCAGCGTGCTGATGGGTGAGGACGTCGAGTCACGACGCACCTTCATCCAGCGCAACGCCAAGGACGTCCGCTTCCTCGATATCTGATTGCCCAACTCCTCACACACCGCTGATCTCGGTGGTGACACAACTTCAGAACGCAAGGGATTGCGGATGCCGCGTGAGCGAGCATCGGGAGGGGCCCGCGAAGCGGGAGGGAACCCGCTCTGCGAGCGAAGCGGCAGCCGCAATCCCGGCCCATGAGCACGGAAAAGACTGAAATGACTGACGAAGAACGCCCCGAGCCGGCCCACGAGCACGGCCGCATCGACCAGGTCGACCTGCAGTCCGAGATGCAGCGCAGCTACCTCGACTACGCCATGGCCGTGATCGTCGGCCGCGCGCTGCCCGATGTGCGCGACGGCCTCAAGCCGGTGCACCGACGCGTGATCTACGGCATGTACGACGGCGGGTTCCGCCCCGACAAGTCGTTCTCGAAGTGCGCCCGCGTGGTCGGCGAGGTGATGGGTCAGTACCACCCGCACGGTGACACCGCGATCTACGACACCCTCGTGCGTCTCGTGCAGCCGTGGTCGCTGCGCTACCCGCTGGCTCTCGGCCAGGGCAACTTCGGCTCCCCTGGCAACATGGGCGCCGCAGCTCCCCGGTACACCGAGACGAAGATGGCTCCCCTCGCGCTCGAGATGGTGCGCGACATCGAAGAGGAGACCGTCGACTTCTCGCCGAACTACGACGGCCAGACGCAGGAGCCCGATGTCCTGCCCTCGCGCTTCCCGAACCTGCTCGTCAACGGCTCGATCGGCATCGCGGTCGGCATGGCGACCAATATCCCGCCGCACAACCTGCGCGAGGTGTCGGATGCTGCGCTGTGGGCGCTCGATCACCCGGGCCTTCCCCGCGAGGAGCTGCTCGACGGCCTCATCCAGCGCATCCCGGGTCCGGACTTCCCGACCGGCGCGCAGATCCTGGGCACCAAGGGCATTCACGAGGCCTACCGCACCGGCCGCGGGTCGATCACGATGCGCGCGGTCGTCGAGGTGGAGGAGATCCAGGGCCGCACCTGTCTGGTGATCACCGAGCTGCCGTACCAGGTCAACCCCGACAACCTGGCGGTGAAGATCGGCGAGCTGGCGCGCGACGGCAAGATCACCGGCATCGCCGACATCCGCGACGAGTCGTCCGACCGCACCGGTCAGCGCCTGGTCGTGGTGCTCAAGCGGGATGCCGTGGCCAAGGTCGTGCTGAACAACCTGTACAAGCACACCCAGCTGCAGGACAACTTCGGCGCGAACATGCTGGCGATCGTCGACGGCGTGCCGCGCACGCTGGCGCTCGACGGCTTCATCACCCACTGGCTCGACCACCAGCTCGACGTCATCGTGCGGCGCACCACGTTCCGGCTACGCAAGGCGCAGGAGCGGATGCACATCCTGCAGGCGTTCCTCAAGGCGCTCGACGCGCTCGACGAGGTCATCGCGCTGATCCGCCGCTCCCCCACGGTCGCCGAGGCGAACGAGGGACTGCGCCGGCTGCTCGACATCGATGAACAGCAGGCCGAGGCGATCCTGCTCATGCAGCTGCGCCGTCTCGCCGCGATGGAGCGCCAGAAGATCATCGACGAGGCGACCGACCTCGAGGCGAAGATCGCCGACTACAAGGACATCATCGCCACCGAGTCGCGCCAGCGCGACATCGTGCGCACCGAGCTCACCGAGATCGTCGACCGCTTCGGCGACGAGCGCCGCACGCACATCCTGCACGGGTTCGACGGCGACATGTCGATGGAGGACCTCATCCCCGTCGAGGAGATGGTGGTCACCGTCACCCGCGAGGGCTACATCAAGCGCACCCGCAGCGACAACTACCGTTCGCAGCACCGCGGCGGCAAGGGCGTGAAGGGCGCGCAGCTGCGCGCCGACGACCTGGTCGAGCACTTCTTCGTGACCACGACCCACCACTGGCTGCTGTTCTTCACCGACAAGGGCCGTGTCTACCGCACCAAGACGTACGAGGTGCCTGAGGCCGGCCGGGATGCCAAGGGTCAGCACGTCGCGAACCTGCTCGCGCTGCAGCCCGAGGAGAAGATCGCCCAGGTGCTCGCGATCAGCGATTATCAGGCGAAGGACTACCTGGTGCTCGCCACCCGCGGCGGCCTGGTGAAGAAGACCCGCCTGGGCGACTACGACACCAACCGTCAGGGCGGCGTCATCGCGATCCGGATGCGCGAGGGCGACGAGCTCGTCAGCGCGAAGCTCGTGAACGCCGACGAGGACATCCTGCTCATCAGCGCGAAGGGCATGTCGGTGCGCTTCCACGCGACCGACGACGCACTGCGTCCGATGGGCCGCGCGACCGAGGGTGTACGCGGAATGAAGTTCAAGGATGAGGAGGACTGCCTGCTCTCGGCATCCATCGTCGCCGAGGATTCGTTCGTGTTCACCGTCACCGACGGCGGCTACGCGAAGCGCACCACCGTCGACGAGTACAAGGTGCAGAAGCGCGGTGGAACGGGCATCAAGGTGGCCAAGCTGAGCGACGAGAGAGGCGTTCTCGCGGGTGGTCTGATCGTCTCCGAGGACGACGAGGTCTTGGTGGTTCTGTCCAGCGGCAAGGTGGTACGCTCTGCCGTGGCCGAGGTGCCCGCCAAGGGCCGCGACACCATGGGAGTCGTGTTCGCCCGTATGACGGGCGATGACCGCATCCTCGCCGTGGCACGCAACAGCGAGCGCGGCATCGACGATGAAGACGAGTCGGATGCAGAGACCTCGGAGCCCCAGACCCCTGAGGCTCAGACCGCTGAAACCCAGAGCGCTGAGGCTCAGAACGCTGAGACCCAGTCCCCCGAAGTCGAGAACCCCGACGCCTGAGACCTTGAAGAGAGCTGACCGATGAGCACAGTGGCAGACAAGCTGGCGAAGAAGTCCACGCGCAGGACCAGCGGCAAGCAGGTGCGCCTGCGCCTGGTCTACGTCGACTTCTGGTCGGCTGTGAAGCTGTCGTTCCTCGGCGCGGTCGCGCTGGCGATCGTCACGATGGTGTCGTTCTTCCTCATCTTCATGGTGCTGCAGGCGACCAACGTGCTGGCCCAGACCGGTGAGTTCCTCGACACGCTGACCGACGGCGCCGTCGACCTGCAGAGCCTGATCGGCCTGCCGCAGGTGATGGCGTTCGGCGCGGTCGTGTCGATCCTGAACCTCATCGTGTTCACGGTGCTCGGCGCCGTGCTCGCCGGCATCTACAACCTCGCGGTCAAGGTCACCGGCGGCCTGCTCGTCGGCTTCATGTCCAACTGACGACTGGGTCGCTGAGCCTGTCGCCTGTACTGAGCGAGCGTCAGCGAGACGAAGTGAAGCGCCCTTCCTCTTCGGAGGAGGGGCGCTTTCTACGTTGGGCGGGTGCGGAGATGTTCCCTGCGCTCGCAGAGCGGGGGACCCCTCCCGCTGCGCGGGCCCCTCCCCGATGCTCGCTCCGGGAACATCTCCGCACCCTCGGCACCTGTTCGCCTGACTGGGTCCCTGAGCCTGTCGCCTGTACTGAGCGAGCGCCAGCGAGACGAAGTGAAGGGTTGCGTGATGGGAGGAGTGGGAGGAATATAGTGAACGTCACGTTCACTAAGGAGTTCGGATGCGCACGGTGGTGGGGCTGGAGGAGCTGGGCCGACACGACCTGGCGGTCGCCGGCGGCAAAGGCGCCAACCTCGGGGAGCTGATCCGCGCGGGACTGCCCGTGCCGGGCGGTTTCGTGGTGACCACCGAGGCCTATGCGCAGGCCGCCGAGGCGGTGGGGCTCGCCGAGCGC
This is a stretch of genomic DNA from Microbacterium sp. YJN-G. It encodes these proteins:
- the gyrA gene encoding DNA gyrase subunit A, which codes for MTDEERPEPAHEHGRIDQVDLQSEMQRSYLDYAMAVIVGRALPDVRDGLKPVHRRVIYGMYDGGFRPDKSFSKCARVVGEVMGQYHPHGDTAIYDTLVRLVQPWSLRYPLALGQGNFGSPGNMGAAAPRYTETKMAPLALEMVRDIEEETVDFSPNYDGQTQEPDVLPSRFPNLLVNGSIGIAVGMATNIPPHNLREVSDAALWALDHPGLPREELLDGLIQRIPGPDFPTGAQILGTKGIHEAYRTGRGSITMRAVVEVEEIQGRTCLVITELPYQVNPDNLAVKIGELARDGKITGIADIRDESSDRTGQRLVVVLKRDAVAKVVLNNLYKHTQLQDNFGANMLAIVDGVPRTLALDGFITHWLDHQLDVIVRRTTFRLRKAQERMHILQAFLKALDALDEVIALIRRSPTVAEANEGLRRLLDIDEQQAEAILLMQLRRLAAMERQKIIDEATDLEAKIADYKDIIATESRQRDIVRTELTEIVDRFGDERRTHILHGFDGDMSMEDLIPVEEMVVTVTREGYIKRTRSDNYRSQHRGGKGVKGAQLRADDLVEHFFVTTTHHWLLFFTDKGRVYRTKTYEVPEAGRDAKGQHVANLLALQPEEKIAQVLAISDYQAKDYLVLATRGGLVKKTRLGDYDTNRQGGVIAIRMREGDELVSAKLVNADEDILLISAKGMSVRFHATDDALRPMGRATEGVRGMKFKDEEDCLLSASIVAEDSFVFTVTDGGYAKRTTVDEYKVQKRGGTGIKVAKLSDERGVLAGGLIVSEDDEVLVVLSSGKVVRSAVAEVPAKGRDTMGVVFARMTGDDRILAVARNSERGIDDEDESDAETSEPQTPEAQTAETQSAEAQNAETQSPEVENPDA
- a CDS encoding DUF3566 domain-containing protein, coding for MSTVADKLAKKSTRRTSGKQVRLRLVYVDFWSAVKLSFLGAVALAIVTMVSFFLIFMVLQATNVLAQTGEFLDTLTDGAVDLQSLIGLPQVMAFGAVVSILNLIVFTVLGAVLAGIYNLAVKVTGGLLVGFMSN